A genomic region of Bernardetia sp. ABR2-2B contains the following coding sequences:
- a CDS encoding imelysin family protein produces the protein MATIFFKFYFVFFIIISLFGLSSCGNETETKKTEFDRKELLDNVATNLIIPSYQNLESNTTLFVEATQNFTQNPSIANLEVAQNAWKSAYLSFQDANVYNFGAAQGTLGSLLENVGTFPVSETKIESYISTNNSSLNNFDRDSRGFLGAEYLLFDTESKANIVEKYTDQNRKNYLLAVVQNIQSEVKKVNDSWQNGYKETFVSNTGTDAGSGVSILFNEWSKSFESIKNFKLGLPLGRRAGQTQAEPKLVEAYYSKESITFLKAHFENIERIWYGKALNGQDQVGFEEYLESIEGGEAVVLETKAQLEEVRKAINLLPNESLQVQINSNPTAINNVLTEMQKLTRFFKSEMISLLGITITYDSGDGD, from the coding sequence ATGGCAACTATTTTTTTTAAATTTTACTTTGTCTTTTTTATAATTATATCACTTTTTGGGCTTTCTTCGTGTGGAAATGAAACAGAGACCAAAAAAACGGAATTTGATAGAAAAGAATTATTAGATAATGTAGCAACTAATTTGATTATTCCTTCTTATCAAAACCTAGAAAGTAATACAACTTTATTTGTAGAAGCAACTCAAAACTTTACTCAAAATCCATCTATTGCTAATTTAGAAGTTGCTCAAAATGCTTGGAAATCAGCTTATTTATCTTTTCAAGATGCCAATGTTTATAATTTTGGGGCAGCACAAGGAACGCTTGGTTCGCTATTGGAAAATGTTGGAACTTTCCCTGTAAGTGAGACTAAAATTGAAAGTTATATCAGTACAAATAATTCTTCCTTAAACAATTTTGATAGAGATTCTAGAGGTTTTTTAGGAGCAGAATATTTACTTTTTGATACAGAAAGTAAAGCAAACATAGTAGAAAAATATACAGACCAAAATAGAAAGAATTATTTACTTGCCGTAGTGCAAAATATTCAATCAGAAGTAAAAAAGGTAAATGATTCGTGGCAAAATGGTTACAAAGAGACCTTTGTGAGCAACACGGGAACAGATGCAGGAAGTGGAGTTTCTATTTTATTTAATGAATGGAGTAAGAGTTTTGAGAGTATCAAAAATTTTAAATTAGGTTTGCCACTTGGAAGACGAGCAGGACAAACACAAGCCGAGCCTAAGTTGGTAGAGGCATATTACAGCAAAGAATCAATTACTTTTTTGAAAGCACACTTTGAAAATATTGAACGCATTTGGTATGGAAAAGCTTTAAACGGACAAGACCAAGTTGGTTTTGAAGAGTACCTAGAAAGTATAGAGGGTGGGGAAGCTGTAGTTTTGGAAACTAAAGCGCAGTTGGAAGAAGTAAGAAAAGCAATTAACCTTTTACCTAACGAAAGTTTACAAGTTCAAATTAACTCAAATCCGACAGCAATAAATAATGTCTTGACAGAAATGCAAAAACTTACTCGTTTCTTCAAAAGTGAAATGATTTCTCTTTTAGGAATTACGATTACCTACGATAGTGGCGATGGAGATTAA
- a CDS encoding ABC transporter permease — MNFSLFIAKRIRSQKGSSFSKVITRIAIGSIALGIAALIVSMAIFEGFKQTILDKIVSQTGHIQILKFDMNNSFETSPLSTQREFYENLKSQDYISHIQPYTQKPVLLRTDEDLMGLVLKGVDKQYDTLAFKKNLVEGRFIEFDTSNYSKEIVVSQEIKNKLRLSVGDKLLAFFLQDPPRQRKLEVVGIYQTGIEDFDERLVYCDQGLLQRLNDWGDTLVGGYEIFLTDFDDINILYDEIEANSDYDMYLQKVTNTFAHFFEWFSMVNKNVTIFLSVILFVALFNVVSVLLILITERVTMIGMLKALGATSSQILKIFFQNGLVILWKGILIGNVIGVLFCLIQDTFKIIPLDIETYYMNSVPISWNIPLILMLNIGIITLVLFILWIPSIFISRIKPIRAIRFD; from the coding sequence GTGAATTTTTCGCTTTTTATAGCCAAACGCATCCGAAGTCAGAAAGGCAGTAGCTTTTCAAAAGTCATTACACGTATTGCTATCGGAAGTATTGCACTCGGCATTGCAGCTCTTATTGTTTCGATGGCAATTTTTGAAGGTTTTAAACAGACTATTTTGGATAAAATAGTGAGCCAGACAGGTCATATTCAGATTCTTAAATTTGATATGAATAATTCTTTCGAAACAAGTCCACTTTCTACACAGCGAGAATTTTACGAAAACTTGAAATCTCAAGACTATATTTCTCATATCCAACCCTACACTCAAAAACCTGTTTTGCTTCGTACGGATGAAGATTTGATGGGATTAGTTTTGAAAGGAGTGGATAAACAGTACGATACACTTGCGTTCAAAAAAAATCTAGTTGAAGGTCGTTTTATAGAATTTGATACAAGTAATTATTCAAAAGAGATTGTTGTTAGTCAGGAAATTAAAAACAAATTACGCCTTTCGGTAGGCGATAAGTTACTTGCTTTTTTCTTACAAGACCCACCACGACAACGAAAACTAGAAGTAGTAGGGATTTATCAAACAGGAATTGAAGATTTTGATGAGCGTTTGGTATATTGCGACCAAGGACTCTTGCAGCGTTTGAATGACTGGGGCGATACGCTTGTGGGTGGTTATGAAATTTTTTTAACTGATTTTGATGATATAAATATTCTCTACGATGAAATAGAAGCCAATAGCGATTATGACATGTATCTTCAAAAAGTAACCAATACGTTTGCTCACTTTTTTGAGTGGTTTTCGATGGTCAATAAAAACGTTACTATTTTCTTGAGTGTTATTTTGTTTGTTGCTCTTTTCAATGTTGTTTCTGTTCTTCTGATTCTGATTACTGAGCGTGTTACGATGATTGGAATGCTCAAAGCACTCGGCGCAACAAGCAGTCAGATTCTGAAAATATTTTTTCAAAATGGCTTAGTTATTCTTTGGAAAGGAATTTTGATAGGAAATGTAATTGGAGTTTTGTTTTGTCTTATTCAAGATACTTTCAAAATCATTCCTTTAGATATCGAAACGTATTATATGAACAGCGTTCCTATTTCGTGGAATATTCCTTTGATTTTGATGCTAAATATTGGAATCATTACTTTAGTTCTTTTTATTCTTTGGATTCCTTCTATTTTTATAAGTAGAATAAAACCAATTCGTGCTATACGGTTTGATTAA
- a CDS encoding YfhO family protein: MKNFSFARLLPHLIAIAAFYLFTFAYFAPELLEDKSLRQSDMMQYKGMVQENSQYLQNHDEPSMWNGRMFSGMPAYMTYPIFPYGALPVFEAVLRGGFAEQTGAHLLFLTMFCTYIMLLCFGTKPLWSAVGGAVFAFTTYNLILIEVGHVTKLWAIAYAALILGGMKLTFDKKYWLGFALTALGMALEVKASHYQITYYLGFICLIFGINELIFSAKNNQIPVFLKQAAFLVVAFVLGIGVNAGKILTTLEYSPYSTRGGTELTVNPTNTNPNSQSQSNEGLSKDYAFSWSQGIGETFTLLVPYLYGGSSSEILDKDSETYAVLKQSGQYSKKQLKELPIPTYHGDQPFTAAPIYAGAVLCFLFAWGLVVLDNREKWWILAAALFMAMLAWGQNFSSLNYFLFDYVPGFNKFRSVSMALALTILLMTVLAFETLSQKLENYFNTNSDKKAIQTEPIKSIDAESTKLIDIETKEKTFLKNLFIATGITAGTVILILLYSGSINLNAASDAQLGQLVDYVHQDRLSMIRSSAFRSLFLIVLVVGAIYLYIKKTIPAMAAFAIIALLAVGDVFLIGKNYLPSSKFEKGAAQATMNPAPVDVEILKDKELGYRVMSLQNFQQETHTSYFHRSIGGYFAAKMQRYQDLLERPLGQEQGFIMSSLQSQKRPDFAQTPVLNMLNTRYITYGMQKEQMLFNLNTYGSAWFVSKVNQVNNPDEEMAALMSASIEKAINLEETAILDKSKFSITKTDFQKDSTATIKLTKYDSKLLEYESNNLNDGFAVFSEIYYPKGWSATIDGKEASIVSVNYVLRGLEIPKGKHKIVFTFESDSYKTGALITQISSWLVLLVVLVSLGMGIKKQFED, encoded by the coding sequence ATGAAAAACTTTTCTTTTGCTCGTCTTTTGCCTCATTTGATTGCTATTGCAGCTTTTTATCTATTCACTTTCGCTTATTTTGCTCCCGAATTATTGGAAGATAAATCACTTAGACAAAGTGATATGATGCAATATAAAGGAATGGTACAAGAAAATTCGCAATACCTTCAAAATCATGACGAGCCTTCTATGTGGAACGGACGTATGTTTTCAGGAATGCCTGCCTACATGACCTATCCTATTTTCCCCTATGGCGCATTGCCTGTTTTTGAAGCTGTTTTGCGTGGTGGTTTTGCCGAACAGACAGGAGCACATCTATTGTTTCTGACTATGTTTTGTACTTACATTATGCTTTTGTGTTTTGGTACTAAACCTCTTTGGAGTGCTGTGGGAGGGGCAGTGTTTGCTTTTACAACTTATAATCTGATTTTGATAGAAGTCGGACATGTTACCAAACTTTGGGCAATTGCTTATGCTGCACTTATTTTGGGAGGAATGAAACTCACTTTTGATAAAAAATATTGGTTAGGTTTTGCGCTGACAGCTTTAGGGATGGCACTAGAAGTCAAGGCAAGTCATTATCAGATTACTTATTACTTAGGCTTTATTTGTTTGATTTTTGGAATTAATGAGCTTATTTTTTCTGCTAAAAATAATCAAATTCCTGTTTTCTTGAAACAAGCAGCTTTTTTAGTCGTCGCTTTTGTTTTGGGAATAGGCGTAAATGCAGGAAAGATTCTAACAACACTAGAATATAGCCCTTATTCCACTCGTGGAGGAACAGAACTTACAGTAAACCCTACAAACACAAACCCAAATAGTCAGTCTCAAAGTAATGAAGGATTGAGTAAAGATTATGCCTTTAGTTGGAGTCAAGGAATTGGAGAAACGTTTACTCTGCTTGTTCCTTATTTGTATGGTGGTTCGTCTTCTGAAATTTTGGATAAAGATTCTGAAACATACGCTGTATTGAAACAATCAGGTCAATATTCTAAAAAACAACTCAAAGAACTGCCTATTCCAACTTATCATGGCGACCAACCTTTTACGGCAGCTCCTATCTATGCAGGTGCAGTTTTGTGTTTCTTGTTTGCGTGGGGATTAGTAGTGCTTGATAACCGTGAGAAATGGTGGATTTTGGCAGCAGCACTTTTTATGGCAATGCTTGCTTGGGGGCAGAATTTTTCTTCTCTCAATTATTTCTTATTTGATTACGTACCAGGGTTTAATAAATTTCGTTCGGTTTCGATGGCTTTGGCTCTGACTATTTTATTGATGACCGTTTTGGCTTTTGAAACATTGAGTCAAAAATTAGAAAATTATTTTAATACAAATTCTGATAAAAAAGCCATACAAACAGAGCCGATAAAATCAATAGATGCAGAATCAACAAAATTAATAGACATAGAAACAAAAGAAAAAACATTCCTTAAAAACTTATTTATTGCAACAGGAATTACGGCAGGAACAGTCATTTTGATTTTACTCTACTCTGGAAGTATAAATTTGAATGCAGCTTCGGATGCTCAATTAGGACAACTTGTTGATTATGTTCATCAAGACCGTTTATCAATGATTCGTTCTAGTGCTTTTCGTTCTTTGTTTTTGATTGTTTTGGTAGTAGGAGCAATTTATTTATACATTAAAAAAACAATTCCTGCGATGGCTGCCTTTGCTATTATTGCTCTTTTGGCTGTTGGAGATGTATTTTTGATAGGAAAGAATTATTTACCTTCTTCAAAGTTTGAAAAAGGAGCAGCTCAAGCTACTATGAATCCTGCGCCAGTTGATGTGGAAATTCTTAAAGATAAAGAGCTTGGTTATAGAGTAATGTCGCTTCAAAACTTCCAACAAGAAACACATACTTCTTATTTTCATCGTTCCATTGGAGGGTATTTTGCTGCCAAAATGCAACGTTATCAAGATTTATTAGAAAGACCTTTAGGACAAGAACAAGGCTTTATTATGTCTTCTCTTCAATCTCAAAAACGACCAGATTTTGCTCAAACACCTGTTTTGAATATGCTCAATACTCGTTATATTACGTATGGAATGCAAAAAGAACAAATGCTTTTCAATCTGAATACGTATGGAAGTGCTTGGTTTGTTTCTAAAGTAAATCAAGTAAATAATCCAGATGAGGAAATGGCTGCCTTGATGAGCGCAAGTATAGAAAAAGCAATTAATTTGGAAGAAACAGCTATTTTAGATAAATCTAAATTTTCGATTACAAAAACAGATTTCCAAAAAGATAGCACAGCAACCATAAAGCTGACAAAATATGATTCAAAACTTTTAGAGTATGAAAGTAATAATTTAAATGATGGTTTTGCTGTTTTTTCAGAAATCTATTATCCAAAAGGCTGGAGTGCTACTATTGATGGAAAAGAAGCAAGTATTGTTTCAGTAAATTATGTTCTGCGTGGCTTAGAAATTCCGAAAGGAAAACATAAAATTGTCTTTACTTTCGAATCTGATTCTTATAAAACAGGCGCACTGATTACTCAAATTTCTTCTTGGCTTGTCTTGCTTGTTGTTTTGGTGAGCTTGGGAATGGGAATTAAAAAGCAGTTTGAAGATTAA
- the hemN gene encoding oxygen-independent coproporphyrinogen III oxidase, which yields MNDLLQKYNVASPRYTSYPTVPYWENTEHSLENWQNSLKNAFWTSGREVSIYVHLPYCESLCTYCGCTTRITTNHNVEEPYIELIEREWNLYIKTLPQKPILREVHLGGGTPTFFSPKNLTRLITIFKSSCDVPVDTEWGFEGHPNNTTREHLQTLKELGFNRVSFGIQDFDENVQKIINRIQPYQKVVECVKNARELGFESINFDLVYGLPLQNIETIQNTLQKTLELRPSRLAFYGYAHIPWLKPSQKKLESFLPAADEKANLYAIGKKILTEQGYVDIGMDHFALPTDSLLKASKNGTLHRNFMGYTTQSTSLSIGLGVSAISDTWTAFNQNEKNLKVYREKVENNEFPFLRGHYLTKEDLVIRQHILDLMCRYETSWNEEEFYGFGLGINFDLLESLKQDSLVEWKGNHLRITEKGKPFVRNVCMAFDVRLWNSKLNKENAENKPMFSKNA from the coding sequence ATGAACGATTTACTTCAAAAATACAATGTTGCTAGTCCACGTTACACCAGTTATCCGACTGTTCCGTATTGGGAAAACACAGAGCATAGCTTAGAAAATTGGCAAAACTCACTCAAAAACGCCTTTTGGACAAGTGGCAGAGAAGTAAGTATTTATGTTCATTTACCCTACTGTGAAAGTTTGTGTACCTATTGTGGTTGTACTACTCGCATCACAACCAACCACAATGTAGAAGAACCTTATATCGAATTAATAGAAAGAGAATGGAACTTATATATAAAAACACTTCCACAAAAACCGATTTTGAGAGAAGTACATTTAGGAGGAGGAACGCCTACTTTTTTCTCTCCAAAAAACCTTACTCGTCTGATTACTATTTTCAAATCTTCTTGTGATGTTCCTGTTGATACGGAATGGGGTTTTGAAGGACATCCAAACAATACAACGAGAGAACATTTACAGACCTTGAAAGAATTAGGTTTTAATAGAGTAAGTTTTGGAATACAAGATTTTGATGAAAATGTACAGAAAATTATTAATCGTATTCAGCCCTATCAAAAAGTAGTTGAATGTGTAAAGAATGCTAGAGAATTAGGTTTTGAATCCATTAATTTTGATTTGGTATATGGTTTACCTTTGCAAAATATAGAAACTATCCAAAATACTCTTCAAAAAACATTAGAATTACGTCCTTCTCGTTTGGCTTTTTATGGTTATGCTCATATTCCTTGGCTCAAACCATCACAAAAGAAATTAGAATCCTTTTTACCTGCTGCTGATGAAAAAGCAAATTTGTATGCTATTGGTAAAAAAATATTGACAGAACAAGGTTATGTTGATATTGGAATGGATCATTTTGCGCTACCTACAGATTCACTTTTGAAGGCTTCTAAAAACGGAACTTTACATCGTAACTTTATGGGTTATACCACTCAATCGACAAGTTTGTCTATTGGTTTGGGTGTAAGTGCCATCAGTGATACGTGGACGGCATTTAATCAAAATGAGAAAAACCTCAAAGTTTATAGAGAGAAAGTAGAAAATAATGAATTTCCTTTTTTGAGAGGTCATTATCTAACAAAAGAAGATTTAGTAATTCGTCAGCATATCTTGGATTTGATGTGCAGATACGAAACTTCTTGGAATGAAGAAGAGTTTTATGGATTTGGTTTGGGAATCAACTTTGACCTTTTGGAGTCTTTAAAACAAGATAGTTTGGTAGAATGGAAAGGCAATCATCTAAGAATTACAGAAAAAGGAAAACCTTTTGTAAGAAATGTTTGTATGGCTTTTGATGTACGACTTTGGAATTCAAAATTAAATAAAGAAAATGCAGAAAATAAGCCGATGTTTAGCAAAAATGCGTAG
- a CDS encoding gliding motility-associated C-terminal domain-containing protein, with the protein MNLKNNWFLSLLFVLPFTVCFQNITFAQQPAFGLASNPKGCAPLTVVVDDASGADPDLIFYIFGDSPPQQETTFTFTEPGVYSITQLINTAGTGGASVVRENIIEVFAPKVVNFDVIRCADKKVRVQINDDYYDSYKIDFGDNQSASVGDNEFADHTYASEANATITVRGIFEDGAENCTPSSKIITPVGQLVPPTISRVEYLEDGNAKIEYTLETDLTHRLEISTANGFDKVSDISVGSTTFTIQDALPNSVYRISVQDSCSNRIESSQLFYISDINLTGEERYVDVSWSKPIGIDDSEFVKHTLIKDDNVLDEYTDIASDGIFDEEVVCKITYCYQLETEFASGLRIVTPRRCILASSNAIPPAVLDVYASFTSKGRVNLSWNYPLDGAEILTATVTRKDKDGTINNYEINPLDSVFEDGLINIDLAPYCYSISYTNACDLTSQSTPFICPIIVEMDGNTDEEEGVLSFEWTIFEGISTGNYVIEQTDSLEKEPFNTQSVSRSGTYTIDIENQENQTSYIRVRANMGDTTTYSNTIRIDFPSFVTFPNAFTPNGDNLNDTYGVESKFIKEFEMIIFNRWGEGIFQTNDVNGRWDGRYKNSLAPSGEYTMKIVATDQRGREYIFTEMVKLMR; encoded by the coding sequence ATGAATTTGAAAAATAATTGGTTTTTATCGTTGCTATTCGTTCTGCCTTTTACTGTGTGCTTTCAGAATATTACTTTTGCTCAACAACCTGCTTTCGGACTTGCTAGTAACCCTAAAGGTTGCGCTCCTCTTACTGTGGTGGTTGATGATGCCTCTGGAGCTGACCCAGACTTGATTTTTTATATTTTTGGGGATAGTCCTCCTCAACAAGAAACTACTTTTACTTTTACAGAACCAGGGGTTTATTCTATAACACAGCTTATCAATACGGCAGGTACGGGAGGAGCTTCTGTGGTAAGAGAAAATATTATTGAGGTTTTTGCACCAAAAGTAGTAAATTTTGATGTCATTCGTTGTGCTGATAAAAAAGTGCGAGTTCAGATAAATGATGATTATTATGATTCTTACAAAATAGATTTTGGAGATAATCAGTCAGCTAGTGTAGGAGATAATGAATTTGCAGATCATACGTATGCTTCTGAAGCTAATGCTACAATTACTGTAAGAGGAATTTTTGAAGATGGCGCAGAAAACTGTACTCCTAGTAGTAAAATAATAACGCCAGTAGGACAACTTGTACCACCTACAATAAGTCGTGTTGAGTATCTTGAAGATGGAAATGCAAAAATAGAATATACATTAGAAACAGACTTGACACACAGACTAGAAATTAGTACAGCTAATGGATTTGATAAAGTAAGTGATATTTCGGTAGGCTCTACTACTTTTACTATTCAAGATGCCTTGCCTAATTCCGTTTATCGTATTTCTGTACAGGATTCTTGTTCGAATAGAATAGAAAGCTCACAACTTTTTTATATTTCAGATATAAACCTGACTGGAGAAGAAAGGTATGTTGATGTTAGTTGGTCAAAACCGATTGGTATTGATGATTCAGAATTTGTAAAACATACACTTATTAAAGATGATAACGTGCTTGATGAATATACAGATATTGCTTCTGATGGTATTTTTGATGAAGAAGTTGTCTGTAAAATTACTTACTGTTACCAATTGGAAACTGAATTTGCCTCTGGTCTTAGAATAGTTACTCCTAGACGTTGTATTTTAGCTTCTTCTAATGCTATTCCACCTGCTGTGCTTGATGTCTATGCTAGTTTTACATCAAAGGGACGAGTTAATTTGTCTTGGAATTACCCTCTTGATGGCGCAGAAATACTAACTGCAACAGTTACTAGAAAAGATAAAGATGGAACGATAAATAATTATGAGATAAATCCTCTTGATTCTGTTTTTGAAGATGGACTTATTAATATTGACCTTGCTCCTTATTGTTATTCTATTTCTTATACTAATGCTTGTGATTTGACTTCTCAATCAACTCCTTTTATTTGTCCTATTATAGTAGAAATGGATGGAAATACAGATGAAGAAGAAGGTGTTCTCTCTTTTGAATGGACTATTTTTGAAGGGATATCGACGGGTAATTACGTTATAGAACAAACAGATTCTTTAGAAAAAGAGCCATTCAATACGCAATCTGTTTCTAGGTCTGGAACATACACAATAGATATTGAAAATCAGGAAAACCAAACCAGCTACATTAGAGTTCGTGCAAATATGGGAGATACAACTACCTATTCAAATACAATTCGCATTGATTTTCCTTCTTTTGTTACTTTTCCAAATGCTTTTACCCCTAATGGCGATAATTTGAACGATACTTATGGAGTAGAAAGTAAGTTTATAAAAGAATTTGAAATGATAATTTTTAACCGTTGGGGAGAAGGAATTTTTCAAACTAATGACGTAAACGGGCGTTGGGACGGAAGATATAAAAATAGCCTTGCTCCTTCTGGAGAATATACGATGAAAATAGTAGCAACAGACCAACGAGGAAGAGAATATATTTTTACTGAAATGGTAAAATTGATGAGATAG
- a CDS encoding AAA family ATPase — protein MHNTNRNSNSNHRRVKNKSEESQNNGMNQTGNPYLGKYNVFGDGYFSEDYYLLNNYNQKLIDFGVRDYFESNQLVSLNQFLKLLEENDYTPISIYRRNTTYNKKETRYSIDWYLMLDDESIIINMNYDAVLKLDDVIFRFDMITAVEDTPTEKLEKIFELATKCIIETKDDQKRYINIVGSTPRTGLTLRKHQIKPPVIPDLDLYYGDKFEEKHDVLVKEINEKNNSGLFIFHGVTGSGKTNYIRYLISKAKPEIEFIFYPITLLREITSPDLITFLSDYQDAVLIIEESEDSVQARDLFNTDKSSIANLLNVSDGLLSDVLNLKIICTFNTDIKNLDKALLREGRLLGIHRFEAIPAENANKIAKLNKIEREFKEPATLAQIYNVPLNEDLSDFSVNRQKKIGFGK, from the coding sequence ATGCACAACACCAACAGAAATAGTAATTCAAATCATCGTAGGGTAAAGAATAAATCAGAAGAATCACAAAACAACGGAATGAATCAAACAGGGAATCCTTATTTGGGAAAATACAATGTATTTGGAGATGGATATTTTAGTGAAGACTACTATTTACTGAATAATTATAATCAAAAATTAATTGATTTTGGAGTGCGTGATTATTTCGAAAGTAATCAACTTGTTTCGCTTAATCAATTCTTAAAGCTTTTAGAAGAAAATGATTATACGCCAATTTCTATTTATCGTCGTAATACAACGTATAACAAAAAAGAAACTCGTTATTCGATAGATTGGTATTTGATGCTAGATGATGAATCAATTATCATAAATATGAATTATGATGCCGTCTTAAAATTAGACGATGTTATTTTTAGATTTGATATGATAACGGCTGTTGAGGATACGCCAACAGAGAAATTAGAAAAAATATTTGAGTTAGCTACAAAATGTATCATCGAAACAAAAGACGACCAAAAACGATACATTAATATTGTTGGAAGTACGCCACGAACAGGGCTTACACTTCGCAAACATCAAATTAAGCCTCCTGTAATTCCAGATTTGGATTTATATTATGGAGATAAATTTGAAGAAAAACACGATGTTTTGGTAAAAGAAATCAACGAAAAAAACAATTCGGGTTTGTTTATTTTTCATGGTGTTACGGGAAGTGGAAAGACAAATTATATTCGTTATCTAATTAGTAAAGCCAAACCAGAAATAGAATTTATTTTCTATCCAATTACGCTTCTTAGAGAAATCACAAGTCCAGATTTGATTACCTTTTTATCAGATTACCAAGATGCCGTTTTGATAATTGAAGAATCAGAAGATTCTGTACAGGCTCGTGATTTGTTTAATACGGACAAGAGTTCGATTGCAAATCTTTTGAATGTTTCAGATGGTCTTTTGTCTGATGTCTTGAATCTCAAAATAATTTGTACATTCAATACAGATATTAAAAATTTAGATAAAGCACTATTGCGTGAAGGTCGTTTGTTAGGAATACATCGTTTTGAAGCCATTCCTGCCGAAAATGCCAATAAAATAGCAAAGCTAAACAAAATTGAAAGAGAGTTTAAAGAACCTGCTACACTAGCACAAATCTATAATGTTCCTCTAAATGAAGATTTATCTGATTTTTCAGTTAATCGTCAGAAAAAAATTGGTTTTGGGAAATAG
- a CDS encoding M20/M25/M40 family metallo-hydrolase, whose protein sequence is MSKSNINFDLLKKMCGVFAPVGNEAPMKEFVLNYVKENQKHWKVQPQIIEGDDFQDCLILVFGKPRTAAFAHFDSIGFMARYDNHLVRIGSPKYEDGYKLIGKDSKGEIEGTIKVKYGNENDKDKKKKKSKKKKKRGSRQHRKPLGEVKLQLEFDRTVDVGTEFVFKQDFRETEEYVQSCYMDDRLGCWNLLKTAETLEDGILAFSCYEEIGGGTMPFLLKWIWENYRIKQCLISDITWITEGVKHGEGVAVSMRDRNIPRRSYLNKIIDLVKESGVKYQLEVENDGGSDAKEIQSSAYPMDWCFIGAAEAGVHSPDEKVHKDDIKAMTDVYAYLMKKL, encoded by the coding sequence ATGTCTAAATCCAATATAAATTTTGACTTACTGAAAAAAATGTGTGGTGTCTTTGCTCCAGTAGGAAATGAAGCACCTATGAAAGAATTTGTTTTGAATTATGTAAAAGAAAATCAAAAGCATTGGAAAGTACAACCTCAAATTATAGAAGGAGATGACTTTCAAGATTGTTTGATACTTGTTTTTGGCAAACCCCGAACGGCTGCTTTTGCTCATTTTGATTCTATTGGGTTTATGGCTCGTTATGATAATCATTTGGTCAGAATTGGCTCTCCAAAATATGAAGATGGATACAAATTGATAGGAAAGGATTCAAAAGGAGAAATTGAAGGAACGATAAAAGTTAAGTATGGAAATGAAAATGATAAAGACAAAAAGAAGAAGAAAAGTAAAAAGAAAAAAAAACGTGGCTCAAGGCAGCATCGTAAGCCATTAGGTGAAGTAAAACTACAATTAGAGTTTGATAGAACTGTCGATGTCGGAACTGAATTTGTATTCAAGCAAGATTTTAGAGAAACAGAAGAGTACGTTCAGTCTTGTTATATGGACGACCGTTTGGGCTGTTGGAATTTACTCAAAACTGCTGAAACACTAGAAGATGGAATCCTTGCTTTTTCTTGTTATGAAGAAATTGGAGGAGGAACAATGCCATTCTTGCTCAAATGGATTTGGGAAAATTATAGAATCAAACAATGTCTCATTTCTGATATTACGTGGATAACTGAAGGCGTAAAACATGGAGAAGGTGTAGCCGTTTCGATGCGTGATAGAAATATTCCGAGAAGAAGTTATCTAAACAAAATTATTGATTTAGTAAAAGAATCAGGTGTAAAGTATCAGCTAGAAGTGGAAAATGATGGAGGAAGTGATGCCAAAGAAATCCAATCTTCTGCTTATCCGATGGATTGGTGTTTTATTGGAGCTGCCGAAGCTGGTGTACATTCGCCTGATGAAAAAGTTCATAAAGATGACATTAAGGCAATGACAGACGTATATGCTTATTTGATGAAAAAGCTTTAG